The Leptotrichia sp. oral taxon 215 str. W9775 genome window below encodes:
- a CDS encoding sulfurtransferase TusA family protein, which yields MKEYKLDCIGEACPVPLIKAQKKMETMEVGDIVIINVDHSCAIKNIPEWADQTGYACRVEEIDDGEWNIIVEKSK from the coding sequence ATGAAAGAATACAAATTAGATTGTATAGGAGAAGCTTGTCCAGTCCCTTTAATAAAAGCTCAAAAGAAAATGGAAACTATGGAAGTAGGAGATATAGTTATAATAAATGTAGATCATTCATGTGCTATAAAAAATATTCCTGAATGGGCAGATCAGACAGGATATGCCTGCAGGGTTGAAGAAATTGATGATGGAGAATGGAACATCATAGTTGAAAAAAGTAAATAA